The Cystobacter fuscus DSM 2262 genomic interval GTCCGGGGAGGCGAGGAGCCAGGGCCCGCCGCGACCGTGGGAATCTCCTGGGGAGTGAGGGTGCGGCTGGTGTCTCGCTCGCTGTCGTCGGGGGACTCGAATCCGGGGGGACTCGCCCCCGGCCTCCGCTGCTCGGCCATGCATGCTCCGGGTTGAGACACCGACTCTATCAGGACCGGGCGGTGCTAGGTTGTGACGTATGAGCTTCTTCCAGGAACCGCCCCGCCTGGGCAATCAGTATGACGAGGACGTCTTGCTGCGCAGCTACCTCGAGCGGGTGCTGCCCCCGGACCTGAAGGCCTCGCTCGAGGACGAATTCCGGGAGCTGGGCGAGCTGTCGGGCGGCTACTTCTACGAATTCCAGCTCAGGGACAGGCTGAACGAGCCCGAGCTGACCCAGTGGAACGCCTGGGGCCAGCGGGTGGACCACATCGAGGTGTCCCCCCTGTGGAAGGAAGCCGAGGCGCTGACGGCCAGGCGGGGGCTGGTGGCGGTGGCATACGAGCGCAAGAGTGGAGATCGCTCGCGCGTGCACCAGTTCGCGCTCAACTACCTCATCCAGCCGTCGCTGGACATCTACTCGTGTCCGCTGGCGATGACGGACGGGGCGGCGCGCACGCTGGTGTCGCTGGGCGACAAGGCGCTGGTGGAGCGCGCCCTGCCCCACCTGACGTCGAGGGATCCGTCGACGTTCTGGACGTCGGGCCAGTGGATGACGGAGCGCACGGGCGGCTCGGACGTGGGGCTGACGCAGACGGTGGCGCGGCGGGACGCCGAGGGGTGGAAGCTGTACGGGACGAAGTGGTTCACCTCGGCGACGACGGCGCAGATGGCGCTGACGCTGGCGCGGCCCGAGGGCAATGGGGAGGGAGGCAAGGGCCTGGCGCTCTTCTACGTGGAGACGCGGGGGGCGGATGGGCGGATGAATGGGATTCAAATCAACCGGCTGAAGGACAAGCTGGGCACGCGCAAGGTGCCGACGGCGGAGCTGACGCTGGACGGGGCGCGGGCGGTGCCGGTGGCGGGGCTGACGGATGGCATCCGCAACATGGCGTCGATGCTGAACGTGACGCGCACGTGGAACGCGGTGGCGTCGGCGTGGATGATGCGGCGGGGGCTGGCGCTGGCGCGCGACTACGCGAAGCGGCGGGTGCAGTTCGGCGCGCCCCTGGCACAGAAGCCGTTGCACGTGGACACGCTGGCGGGGCTGGAGGCGGAGTTCCACGGGGGCTTCCTGCTGGCGTTCCGGGCGGCGGAGCTGCTGGGCAGGATGGAGGCGGGCACGGCGACGGAGGAGGAGTTGCTCTTGCAGCGGCTGGTGACGCCGCTGGCGAAGCTGACGCTGGGGCGGCAGACGGTGCACGTGACGTCGGAGGTGGTGGAGGGGTTTGGCGGCGCGGGGTACGTGGAGGACACGGGCGTGCCGCGGCTCTTGGCGGACGCGCAGGTGCTGTCCATCTGGGAGGGGACGACGAACGTGCTCTCGCTGGACGCGCTGCGGGCGATGGCCAAGGGGGGCACGCTGGAGGCGCTGGACGTGGACGCGCGGCGGCGGCTGGCGGCGGCGAAGGACGCGGGACTGCGGCCGGGCGTGGTGGCGGTGGAGGAGGCGCTCGGCAAGGCACGGGCGTGGGTGATGGAGGCGATGAAGGACCCGGCGGGGGTGGAGGCGGGAGCGCGGCGGTTCGCGCTGACGCTGGGCCGCGCCTACGAGCTGGCGCTGCTGGTGGAGCACGCTCAGTGGTGCCTGGACCACGGACACGGCCCGAGGGCGATGGCGGCGGCGCGGCGGCTCACGCGCCATGGCGTGGATCTGCTCGCCGACATGAACCTGGAGGAGTCGCGGCTGCTCGTGGAGTAGCGCGGGGACTCCGCCTGCCTCAGCGCGCCCAGAGTCCACCCAGCTCCAGCAGGAGTGGCGTGAAGGGCTCGGCGCGCACGAGGGCCTGGCCGCTGTGCGTGCCCAGCGGCGCCCAACGGGCCCCCTCCAGCCCGTACACCTCCAGGGCCTGCCGCGGCGGGTCCACCAACCACAGGTGGCGCACGCCCTCGCGGGCATAGACCTTCATCTTCTTCTCCCGGTCCAGCACCGCCGTGGATGGGGAGAGCACTTCACAGACCCAATCCGGTGCGAGGATGACGCGGACCTCCTCGGGCATCTCCGGCATGCGCTCGCGGCGCCAGGCGGCGAGGTCCGGCACCAGGATGTCCTCACCCAGGCGTAGCTCGGGCTCGAAGAGGAGCAACCAGCCACCGGGGCCTCCCCGCCCTTGGTCAAAGGGGTTGTAGAGGGCGTTGTGCAACGCGCCCTGGGCACACGCATGGCGCAAGGCGGGCCGGGGACTGACGTACAGCTCGCCGTCCACCCGTTCCGCCACCCGGTGTGGAGGCACCGCCTCCAGGTCCGCGTCGGTCGCCTTGCGTCGCTGGCCGCTCATGTCTGGAGGATGGACAGCCGGGCGGGCCTCTTCAAGCGCGGTCCAGGCCAGACTACCCGCGCAGGTCACCCGGAGCCCTTCCGTTCACGCCACCGGCCGGATGGAGCGTTGAGCCTGCCGGAAGAATTGGGAGCAGGAGTAGTCCAGCGGGGCCTCCTCGTGCTGAAGCGCATGGCGGGCGCGCAAGAAGGGCAGCCATGCCTTGTCCCCCACGCGCACCGCGCTCTCTTCCAGCTTGCGCCTTGGCACCCACTGCCCGCCCAGCGCGGACACCAGGTACATCCCCAGCCATGCCCCCAGGGCGGGAATCAACGCCTCCTTTTCCTCCGCCGAGAAGCGCTCTCCCCAGCCCAGGTGCCACAGAGCGAAGTCCACCGCGGCGAGCGCTTCCAGCGTTCCCTCCGTCGCCTCGGGCACCTGCTGCGAGTGCATCAGCGCGACGAGTTGCTCGGCGTAGAGCCGCTCGTAGGTGTCGATGGCCTGCTTCACGTCCTCCACGTCCGGCGGAAGTGCCTGTTCTACGGGCAGCCACTCCGAGACGGGAGGCGGACGGTAGTGGTTGAAGCGCTCGACCACCCGGCGCTTGTTCTCGAGTCCCTCGAAGGCGACCTTCTTGTGGAGGATGTCGGCCACGTCTTCGTCGAAGTGCACGGGGATGGGGACGAAGACGCGGCTGCGCTGGCGCAGGGTTTCCAAGGTGGTTTCCAATTTCAACTCGGGCCGCAGATGAACCAGGGCCCGGGCCTGGGCCTGCCGCGCCTCCTCGGAGTCGAAGTCAGCGGGCGTCGGCCGGGTGAGGAGAAGCACGGCTCCTCCTGGCAACTCCTCTATCACCGAGGCGGGCGTGGATAACACATGCTCACGTCCCATCTCCGACACCATCTGAGGCCCATACACATTGAGCCAGTAGACTTCATCCACTTGGTAGGGCGCGAACGGATCTTCCACGAGGGGATTGATTCCCATGGAAAAGTCAGTGGCGCTATGTCCGAAGCCATAGGTCACAGGGAATAGTGAGGCAAAGCTCCTTACCCACGACAAAATCCGTCTCGAGTGGTCCTCAGCGGCCCCCGGTTGCCGGACAATCGAGAAAGGTGTGAGGTCCAAACTCACGAAGAGTCGCCCACTCCTTTCTTTCTCGGAAAGGCTGA includes:
- a CDS encoding acyl-CoA dehydrogenase family protein, whose amino-acid sequence is MSFFQEPPRLGNQYDEDVLLRSYLERVLPPDLKASLEDEFRELGELSGGYFYEFQLRDRLNEPELTQWNAWGQRVDHIEVSPLWKEAEALTARRGLVAVAYERKSGDRSRVHQFALNYLIQPSLDIYSCPLAMTDGAARTLVSLGDKALVERALPHLTSRDPSTFWTSGQWMTERTGGSDVGLTQTVARRDAEGWKLYGTKWFTSATTAQMALTLARPEGNGEGGKGLALFYVETRGADGRMNGIQINRLKDKLGTRKVPTAELTLDGARAVPVAGLTDGIRNMASMLNVTRTWNAVASAWMMRRGLALARDYAKRRVQFGAPLAQKPLHVDTLAGLEAEFHGGFLLAFRAAELLGRMEAGTATEEELLLQRLVTPLAKLTLGRQTVHVTSEVVEGFGGAGYVEDTGVPRLLADAQVLSIWEGTTNVLSLDALRAMAKGGTLEALDVDARRRLAAAKDAGLRPGVVAVEEALGKARAWVMEAMKDPAGVEAGARRFALTLGRAYELALLVEHAQWCLDHGHGPRAMAAARRLTRHGVDLLADMNLEESRLLVE
- a CDS encoding Uma2 family endonuclease; this translates as MSGQRRKATDADLEAVPPHRVAERVDGELYVSPRPALRHACAQGALHNALYNPFDQGRGGPGGWLLLFEPELRLGEDILVPDLAAWRRERMPEMPEEVRVILAPDWVCEVLSPSTAVLDREKKMKVYAREGVRHLWLVDPPRQALEVYGLEGARWAPLGTHSGQALVRAEPFTPLLLELGGLWAR